In Bactrocera neohumeralis isolate Rockhampton chromosome 5, APGP_CSIRO_Bneo_wtdbg2-racon-allhic-juicebox.fasta_v2, whole genome shotgun sequence, the genomic window cggaaggtgttGAAAGTTGCTGTCAGACTCAGATAAACTTGGTTCTTAAGAGAACACGTGTAtgaacactcggaaatcctcacaTACTTTGTCTTCATAcaggatcacttggatcatggagtcacCAATCCGAACTGTGGCTGCTACTTAAATGCCCATATATCGACGAGAGAGTTGTGGAGgagtttactgtcaggagctccaACTTCAGACTTTCTGACTATTGCAGCGTTTTCAGAGCCGAGATTGCAGGGCGGCGATACTagtcttgaactcattaacagcgTGTTCAGGGTTGGACATGGAGTGTTTAACCTCGTTATCAATAGCGTCGGCtcactttgtgataagactagtaTGGGTGCCAGGGCACAGTGGAATCGCAGccaattgtaaagctgatgagctagcaaggagaGGCACCCTAAAaccgctatcagtagaatggggGCGGGTCGGTGCTTCCGCATCCTCTAGTATTCTACTATTAGATAGCTCGGCATCACGGGAGCTTGGCCAGCCAGCTgtgccaccatcggtacatgcgctgccGCTTGTAAAATGGTGAATGCAGTGTGTCAGCGTTATGCGTCTGCATAAGGTCGTGTGCGGGTGTGGTGTGTGAAGGCTCATCTGGCcacagagcatactaaaattacggagggaacacttctcctgCCTGTAGAATAGCAGTGAAATTATAACAGCagaagatggtgaacccgattcctaAATCCATGACGATGGAGCTTATGtaccattgtccgaccatgaagaagttcgaacagCAATTACTGATAAGAAGCttgcatcagtttctttgtagaatatggtcggacgaaagcatgcccgacgtttggaatttaagtgtgctctgcccaatcaaTTAACAGGGAGAtcccataatctgcgccaactaccgtgggataagccgtCTCAATCCTACGCATCGATCGTATTAGCGAAAGCCCACCGTCGACAAACTGCTGGGACCTTATCAGCGAGGCTTTAggcctgaaaaatcaacaactgaccatcGACACACCCCTTTTCGCccatttcaaagctgcttttgtttatattttaatgaatataatagaaataatttttataagcaGACCATTGCCCTAATTCACACGCTTTGCGTTCTGAACTTTACGTAgaaataaaagttattcaaacatttcaaacttttcaaaatatttcagtatgttgcaataattgtttaaatcaaaattaaataaaaacaaagagcaatattttgaaataaatgaaaattaaaaaaatttaaagttaaaaaaaggcaCACCCTCTCCTCCACTATCATAATGGCTAAGAAAGGCAAAAAGGATAAGAAAGGCAAAAAAGATGACCAAGCCGATGGTGGAAAAAAGGGCAAGAAAGGCAAAAAAGACCGCAAAAGTGCTTTAAGTGAAGAACCCTCGTTAGGGAAAGGCAAAAAGGGTAAGGGCAAGGACAAAGGCAAACGAAAGAAGAGCAAAATGTCAGTGCGTCAATCGAAAGCGGCATCGGCCATGGTTCACGCGGAACCAGCGCCCTTACCACCACCTCCGCCGCCACCAGAGCCTAAATGCAATGATAAGATAAAGTCTGATGATCCGTGCCGTTACACGGAAGACGCTTGCTGCAAAGGAGCCGTGGCTTGTAGACCAAATCACTATCCCGGAATTTTAGAAGAACCTGAACGCATGGCTGTCGTTGGCTCGGAGAGCGGTAGTTACGAGAGTCTTTGTAAATTGGTTCGCGCTGGTATGCGCTGTGCGGATCGCGTTTTCATCATGACGCCCTGGGGCAATTATGTGATATTTCGCGCACACGATGAgcataacaaaatatattttatatatgacgGCTGCACTTGCAACGTGAATCGCTTCCGGTATCTGGATTTGAATGAGGGCACTGCTGGTTTGCTTTACTTTGATTGTGTCCATGCACTCATTTCATACATGTTGGATTCCAAAAAACAGCGAATGTCATTAAAAAGGATTAAACGCAGTGTGATCGATGATATCTGCAAAGAGTTTTGTGAATATGGACACtgaacattgaaaaaaatggtaaaatctAGCGGTATAATTTGTATGGAATCAAATAGCTCGTAAAACAGGCGAGAACTTAAGCATCAGTGCGGCCGACAATAATAAGGATAATGCTAACTACCCGAGGGTAATCGAAATACTTTAGGAACATgtttggataaaaaaaattcgaataaaccaataaaaaactaaatttatgtatgtacattgcatTTTTTCCAATCAAGAACTCTAATAAcgataatattataatatgaaTGTGCCCTAATTTCCCCTAAGCTTGTAGTGGCCTGTACTAATGTCATCAGTAATCTTACTTTATTTCTGGACAAGTTGATTATTTGCTGTCAGATCTCACTTCTAAGAACACCTTAGGTGCTTATTGCGAATAAGGGCTCTGTTGTAAGAAAACCTTTAATAAGTTTTCGACATGCCTTCGCTGCAAATTTCCTTCCGAGCAGTCAGCGAGATTGCCTTGAGCTTTGTCTCAATGTGCTCAGTATAACGATATGGATAGCCTCATTTGAAAAACGCTCAGACATCTGTTTTTTGGTTTGATGAGCTTAATCGCTTTGCCGTACCAACACCAACTGCTGCTTTCGAGCCGTCGGTCCTTAATAATGCTTCCTCTGACATTTAAGTTAGGAATGGATAAGTGTACAAACTAGTTTAttgtagaaatattatttttacttgaaCTTTGAGCTTATAAGTTATATATGGGTGGTAATGGTCTTCACTCAGCGTCAttgtgtttatacaaaaaatgacAGTTTAGTcccgttttgttttttaaagcgCATTTGGCAAAACCCTACATTAGTTTGTTACGTCACAAGTGTCAGAGATCTCTTTTATCACAAACTGGGTTCAAATTCTTTTATAAGAATATGAAGAATACCCTCATATATTCAAAAACCAATATAAATGGAATGCTTTGATATTACTTCTGCTTTAAAGATGCAGAAATAATGTTGATAAAATTTACTTGCGAATCCGCTTAAGCATCGTCGATCATTATTTGCTTTGTCGATATAAAAAGTGTGAACGTTTGCTACTGTGATTATGTAAACATCAAGTAAAAATGGAAATCACAGCGCCGAACTGAAGTGCAAAACTCACTGACCACATTGTCACACAACGTCTGGTAGCTTGAGCCCGACAACTTTAGTGAATATATTGCCAAAAGAAATATGAGATCTTATTAGATATACGTTGAAGATGCGAGCGAACCGATGCACAGTGGTGATGAGACAAGAAAACGCaaatttattcttcttctttataggcgtagacactgcttacgctgTTATAGCCTAGttgacaacagcgcgccagtcgttcttccttttcactgcttggcgtcaattggagattccgaGTGTAGCTAGGTTCTTTTCCACCAggtcctctgcttccccggcgagTGCTGCGTCGAGTACTCTCACTGAATGGGTTTCCATTCAGAAGACATTGTTAGTGGCGTTGCGCCACAAGTGCTGTCGGGTTTTTCGAATATCTGATATAGATTGTTCGATTCGCTGCTGACCAACGTTTGGTGAATCTAAGAAAGCTATATAAAATAACCAGTTTTTcagaaattctaataaaatattcagaaaaatagaTATTCTTGTATTTTAAAACGCTAAAATTCCTAGCCAACCACACTGTCTTGGTTTTAAAGTCGATAACttccgaaattaaaaaaaaaatatttacttgagTTGTTATACATTTTGATCAATAATAATTTCGTCTCCAATTTCATCCAACTCGCCACACTGTCTACAGTCTCTAGTAGCCACTTGATGGAGCGCAGTGCGTGCAGTCCCTCTTCAATGCACCAAAGAGTGATACTTAAGCGACAATCAGCagatttgtgaaaaattttccacatcatcatcatcactcATAGAAAAGCAAGTGCTAGGTAGTGAATATTGCTTGACAGGAGCGTGTGCTGCCTCAGTAGTCAGCAGCAGCTTTTGTTTCATGCTGTGAAAAAGATGCGCGAAGTGAAGAAGCTTTCTGAGTACTCAATGACAGatcattatttacaaaattcgtAAGCTGTAAGAGTATGGAAAATAAAGTTGTGTACATTAGAGTGAGtcgattttttctataaaatcacGTATGATAGAAATATTCTATGGACCATCCTGAACAACTTTGACTAAGATACTATCGGTCTAAAATCATTTTGAGCCACCAATTTTATagaagaagttaaaaaaatctgaataacgGCAGATATCATACCATCTGatcgattccgacaaatgttcaatataataccaaataataaaaaaaaatcgccatAAGAATCCGTGGCTTCAAAGTAGTTTTAGAACCAAAGTGTCCTTGGTCCTAGTTGTTCAGAATGAACTGTAGAACATTTTCCACAAACACGACTGTTTTTGGCTCACTGTAGATAaacccgctctaatgtatacatatacatatatacttaccatATACTGATGTATTTATTATGAATTATTATTAGCATATAGTTAAATGGTCATAAAAGCAATTTTACTTAGGAATATAAacgtttctaaaatattttgtcgaAGTTACTGGCTGATGATCTTtggctgcaccaaagctataatacccttctcAGGTtatagttttcatacaagaacctgATTTTGAACGGCCAATTTTTGCTGCAGTTATATGCTATTgtaccgatctgaacaatttctttggagatcgCTTCAGAAATAacacatgccaaatttcttgaaaatatctcgtcgaatgaaaaagttttctatgtaagctcttgattccgattgtgcgttgcaatttttataatggataaaaatatcgaacaaagaatttgtctcaaattttgtgtttctaaccaaatttcatgtgcggaatcgttgcgagtGCTGAAAAAGCtcacggtgattcagttttatcaaaaacacaaagctacaagtggtacaaagctttcaaagatgGTTGAGgcaccttcgacctcttcaactgaagaaaatattaaaaaagtgaaggatatggtgcttcaaaatcatcaggcaagtgttagagagatgacaatAGAACTCGACATCTGCTCAAGAAGTACATAACAATAATATTAGAACAATAGCCCTGGTATGAATTGACACCGTCTAGTATCAATATCTGCATAGAGCTCACTGTTTTCAAAAGATTATGTTTGTATggcataatattaaaaataaataaataaagcttttcCCCAAATTCTCACACAGTATCTGTGAAATATGAGCAGACCGacaaagtcataataaatgttATGGTCTAGCCATAAccaaatgcatttaaatgccAATTATACACGGCACTTAAaggctaataaaaatttaaagtccaaaaaagtgaaaaatatcaaaagctaTATAAAAATGGTGAACACAACGAAGGCTAGTATAGCAGTTTTTGTAGCAACTTTGCGcctcaaaatattaataaatggaATTATCGAAATGGTTAGTTAGGCTAAGTTCGGTCCACACTTATAAGTATGTCATATTCGTAGActgaccttttttttaaataaaacaaaaattctttaatcatatgaaagtacattcgatgccattatgtatggaactcgattctTTTGCATGCCGCCTCGGACaagcttgcagaagtccagatgctgaacccaattttccacggttttcaagcatattCGGCCGATAATCTTGCAATTTCACGTGCGATATTcttacgaagttcatcaatcgtcgctggcttgttggcatagatccTAAAGTTGACATAGCCCCACAAGAAATAGTCAGCAATATTCGgttagcgattcccattcacagtaaaatgctggtcttgatcatcacggaagaagtacggcctaatgacgccgccggctcataaaccgcaccaaaccgtaattttttcgagatGCAATGGATATTCATGGAGTACGTACGAATGTGCTTTCacagtaataaataatttcattgatatcgcaaacagtttttgttttattaaaaaaaaaaaaattgtatcgctcttattgaaaaacacgctcttaaagttgagggcACTGACTCCGattttcggtagtaaattttaataatttcgacttatTATTGGATTGTATATCTTTCCattatgaaatgacaaaccttactaaagagaaatgtcgaaagagcgggaaaaatatggcatGGTTTGCTGTCCTATTGGTCTATAGTAAGACTATATAGCCAGTAGTAATACTTTTGACgtcatcctggtagtcggaaggAATTGTTTCACCGACGTTAATGCGACACtgttttacgaaaatattaagTGATTTTGGATAAAatcgcgccagttgtttcttttttttttaacaatatggcgccaattggagattccaagcaaaACCAGGTGCTTCTtcacctggtttttccaacggagtggaggtattcctcttcGTCTGCTTCCACTTCCGCGTACTACgacgaatactctcagagttggagtgtttcaATCcaatcggacgacatgacttagccagcgtagccgctaactttaaattcgctgaactatgtcgtcgtatatctcatacagctcattccATCAGACATTCGCCGTGGCTAAGaggcaaaggatcataaatctttcgcaggacCTTCCTCtctaaaactcgtaacgtcgattcatcagatgttgtcatcgtctcctctgcaccatacagcaggcccagaataatgagtgacttatagagtttggcttccTTCcatcgagagagaactttacttctcaattgccttctcagtccgaagtagcatctgttgccAAGAGTTAATCTGTGTTGGATATCTAGGCTGAccatgttgttggtgttaatactggtttcgagatagacgaaattattttcgaagggatgactgtcaacagtgacgtgggagcctagccGCGAGTGCgaggactgtttgtttgatgagaggagatatttcgtcttgccctcgttcaccaccagacccatttgcttcgcttcttttcccattctggagaaagcaaaactcaTGGCGTGATTGTTATGAAATGTTGCCTGTCTGCTATAAGTCGAAATTCGTTGtagatttaagaaaataatacattGTACATGTGACCCATTTGATGATTTTTACGTTTCGGCgttaaaagatattttagaaattttggaGTTTACTCTTCAATAgtaattatttactttatatattttctatgaaCAACTGGGTTTTTGCGCTAATGAACCCTTAAAACTTGCCTTCAGCTTCTATGCAATTTTCAGACATTTAAAGGCAGGTTTCAACTTAAAGAATTCTCTTAACTAATACgtagaaattataatattagtatggtTATATAAACTCGGATGATCATGCCAACCAACTTCTTAAGCATTGAGGGAGCTATTGATTCGAAACGCTGACTGACAATTGCATCCCACTTTGTTAGACCAATTCTTGCAATTTTAGCTTCTTATTAACGTGCAAACTTAACAGCTAAAGAATCGTTTATTCCGCTTTTTAGTTCTGCTTCACACATCCATAAACACAAATATAAGACAATTCTTCAACAACTATTTATAAAATCTCATGGCACAAAAAGACGTTCACTTTACGGTACGACGATGTCTTAAGACAAAGCTTAGCTGACTGTATTTGATTGCTGGAAATACGAGCACTGCTTGTTGCAGCCAATGGCTTTACTAGCCGCCGTTAGTGCGCTTGTGACTACATAAATAAAGTGTCTCAATTGTGATCGTAATTAGTTGCATCTGTGCATCCGATTTAATCCGCTAATGctcttatttctattttattattttttactgtgATTTTGCTAATAGTTAGGTAACAGATACAAATAAGGGTATAAGCAGAATGATGCTGCACTTTAGTGAGCTTGCTAGCATGTATGTTATGATATTTGTGGTGAAACGACAGCGTTAATGATgtgcacataagtatgtatttctgTTCGGTCTAATCCATATTTAACAAACATGCTTTATGTAGCggacatacgtatgtatatgtaaaaaattactgCGTTAATTGGAGCAAATTAAAGTGAATGATGCACCAGCTGCGTTTCAAGTTCCAAATACAGGGTGTCGCGGCTTTGATAGTTGTTGTAGTCGGTGTGCCAAGTaaacaaaagatatttttagtgggtgaaacttaataaaatttaaaattatttttatatgtggtTGGATGTACTTATTTTAGGTTCAATACTTATTATTACCTATATTAACATTGAAAATGTGGTTGAATAGTTCAGTCTTTGAGTTAGTTTTCATTGCTTTGAATGCTTGAGGTGATATCTTTTTCTAGATTGTGTGCTCCACATTGTTGTCTTCGACTTGATCCTTCTACTTGTGTCTGCGAGTAGTCCTCCATGAAAGCTAAAGCCCTGTTTTCTGAATTGCattgttttcttattaaaattaagGCAAG contains:
- the LOC126759989 gene encoding uncharacterized protein LOC126759989; its protein translation is MAKKGKKDKKGKKDDQADGGKKGKKGKKDRKSALSEEPSLGKGKKGKGKDKGKRKKSKMSVRQSKAASAMVHAEPAPLPPPPPPPEPKCNDKIKSDDPCRYTEDACCKGAVACRPNHYPGILEEPERMAVVGSESGSYESLCKLVRAGMRCADRVFIMTPWGNYVIFRAHDEHNKIYFIYDGCTCNVNRFRYLDLNEGTAGLLYFDCVHALISYMLDSKKQRMSLKRIKRSVIDDICKEFCEYGH